From the genome of Apodemus sylvaticus chromosome 3, mApoSyl1.1, whole genome shotgun sequence, one region includes:
- the Nbl1 gene encoding neuroblastoma suppressor of tumorigenicity 1: MLWVLVGAVLPVTLLAAPPPINKLALFPDKSAWCEAKNITQIVGHSGCEAKSIQNRACLGQCFSYSVPNTFPQSTESLVHCDSCMPAQSMWEIVTLECPGHEEVPRVDKLVEKIVHCSCQACGKEPSHEGLNVYVQGEDGPGSQPGPHSHAHPHPGGQTPEPEEPPGAPQVEEEGAED; the protein is encoded by the exons ATGCTTTGGGTCCTGGTGGGGGCTGTCCTCCCTGTCACGTTGCTGGCTGCCCCGCCACCCATCAACAAGCTGGCCCTGTTTCCGGACAAGAGTGCCTGGTGTGAAGCCAAGAACATCACACAGATTGTGGGCCACAGCGGCTGTGAGGCCAAGTCTATCCAGAACAG GGCGTGCCTAGGACAATGCTTCAGTTACAGTGTCCCCAACACCTTCCCGCAGTCCACAGAGTCCCTGGTGCACTGTGACTCCTGCATGCCGGCCCAGTCCATGTGGGAGATT GTGACCTTGGAGTGCCCTGGCCACGAGGAGGTGCCCAGGGTGGATAAGCTGGTAGAGAAGATTGTACACTGCAGCTGCCAGGCCTGCGGCAAGGAGCCCAGTCACGAGGGCCTGAACGTCTACGTGCAGGGTGAAGACGGGCCAGGCTCCCAGCCTGGGCCACACTCCCACGCCCATCCCCACCCCGGTGGCCAGACCCCTGAGCCTGAAGAACCTCCTGGAGCCCCTCAGGTTGAGGAAGAGGGGGCTGAGGACTGA